From Pseudomonas vanderleydeniana, the proteins below share one genomic window:
- a CDS encoding MFS transporter, whose translation MTRGQVKRRLAVGWYKQLLLTVLPLFVASWAFGQTEPVLPVLAMPLFIAGIASMFLTLRFFGGYKHALIATEKALDTPQEPAAWIALANVRRKALVIAALPTWIGTLAVFVGLEAVPLILLVLSTALLFYLYRIPRQLG comes from the coding sequence GTGACCCGTGGCCAGGTGAAGCGTCGATTGGCGGTTGGCTGGTACAAGCAGTTACTGCTGACGGTCCTGCCGCTGTTCGTTGCCAGTTGGGCGTTCGGCCAGACCGAGCCGGTGCTGCCGGTCCTGGCGATGCCATTGTTCATTGCCGGCATCGCCTCGATGTTCCTCACCCTGCGGTTCTTTGGTGGCTACAAGCACGCGCTGATTGCCACTGAAAAAGCCCTGGATACGCCACAGGAACCGGCGGCGTGGATCGCGCTGGCGAATGTCCGGCGCAAGGCGCTGGTGATCGCGGCGCTGCCGACCTGGATCGGCACCCTGGCGGTGTTCGTCGGCCTGGAAGCGGTGCCGCTGATCCTGTTGGTCCTGTCCACCGCGTTGTTGTTCTACCTTTACCGCATTCCACGGCAACTCGGCTGA
- the ribA gene encoding GTP cyclohydrolase II, translating to MPVVFVAASKLPTPFATFTMNGFLEEATGREHVVLTLGDVADGAPVLGRVHSECLTGDALFSQRCDCGSQLEAALQAIAREGRGVLLYLRQEGRGIGLMNKIRAYELQDGGADTVEANERLGFAADLRDYAICRPMLEHLGIQSLRLMTNNPRKVKALTDMGITVAERVPLHTGHNPHNKLYLATKAGKLGHMMGNEHQNEADPA from the coding sequence GTGCCTGTCGTTTTTGTCGCTGCCTCCAAATTGCCTACCCCTTTCGCGACTTTCACCATGAACGGTTTTCTCGAAGAGGCGACCGGTCGTGAACATGTCGTGCTGACGCTCGGGGATGTGGCCGATGGTGCACCGGTACTTGGCCGTGTGCACTCCGAATGCCTGACCGGCGATGCCTTGTTCAGCCAGCGTTGCGACTGTGGTTCGCAGCTGGAAGCCGCCCTGCAGGCGATCGCCCGCGAAGGGCGTGGTGTCCTGTTGTATCTGCGCCAGGAGGGCCGGGGCATCGGCCTGATGAACAAGATCCGTGCCTACGAACTGCAGGATGGTGGCGCCGATACCGTCGAGGCCAACGAGCGCCTCGGTTTTGCCGCCGACCTGCGTGACTACGCAATCTGCCGGCCGATGCTCGAGCACCTGGGCATCCAGTCCCTGCGGCTGATGACCAACAATCCGCGCAAGGTCAAGGCGCTGACCGACATGGGCATCACCGTGGCCGAGCGTGTGCCGCTGCACACCGGGCACAACCCGCACAACAAGCTCTATCTGGCGACCAAGGCCGGCAAGCTCGGCCACATGATGGGCAACGAGCACCAGAACGAGGCCGACCCGGCGTGA
- a CDS encoding substrate-binding periplasmic protein: protein MSGCRVWGLLLLLLLSPLVRGGEAVGLPAQVRLVSEEWLDYTNADGSGLAWDVLREVFEPHGVKVEIRSEPYVRSVGLVQRGEADAWVGSYSREIGGVLYPRWNFDTDHIYSLGLASKPVPDQANLGDFRLAWVRGYKYQKYLPNVRDFNEIQRRDGILSMLQHGRVDFYIDALSEVEYVLGQAEDPKVFRSTHLAELPLYLGFADNERGRMLLALYDQRMGELVKSGRLRRIFEHWKQPYPFESGKYPVLTDQTD from the coding sequence ATGTCCGGTTGTCGTGTGTGGGGCTTGCTCCTGCTGCTGTTGCTCAGCCCCTTGGTCAGGGGCGGGGAAGCCGTCGGCCTGCCGGCGCAGGTCCGTCTGGTCAGCGAGGAATGGCTCGACTACACCAATGCCGATGGCAGCGGGCTCGCCTGGGACGTACTGCGTGAGGTGTTCGAGCCGCACGGGGTCAAGGTCGAGATTCGCAGCGAACCGTATGTCCGTTCGGTAGGCCTGGTGCAGCGCGGCGAGGCGGATGCCTGGGTCGGCTCCTACAGTCGGGAGATCGGCGGCGTCCTGTACCCGCGCTGGAACTTCGATACCGATCATATCTATTCCCTGGGCCTGGCCAGCAAACCTGTTCCCGATCAGGCTAACCTGGGCGACTTTCGCCTGGCCTGGGTGCGTGGCTACAAGTACCAGAAGTACCTGCCCAACGTGCGCGACTTCAACGAAATCCAGCGCCGCGATGGCATTCTGTCGATGCTGCAGCATGGCCGGGTCGACTTCTACATCGATGCCCTGAGCGAGGTCGAGTATGTCCTTGGCCAGGCCGAGGACCCCAAGGTATTTCGCAGCACCCATCTGGCGGAGTTGCCCCTCTACCTGGGGTTCGCCGACAACGAGCGGGGGCGGATGTTGCTGGCACTGTATGACCAGCGCATGGGCGAGCTGGTCAAGAGCGGCCGGCTGCGCAGGATTTTCGAGCACTGGAAGCAACCCTATCCGTTCGAAAGCGGAAAGTATCCGGTGCTGACCGATCAAACTGATTGA
- a CDS encoding phosphatidylglycerophosphatase A family protein — translation MTDHPKQVPAEFVPPSVWRNPWHFLAFGFGSGTLPKAPGTWGSLVALPFIPLWQMLPDWGYWLMLGITMLFGFWLCGKVADDLRVHDHEGIVWDEMVGMWITLWLVPQGWYWLLAGFLMFRFFDILKPWPIRWIDRHVHGGVGIMLDDVLAGVFAWLAMQGLVHLFA, via the coding sequence GTGACAGATCATCCCAAACAGGTTCCCGCCGAGTTCGTGCCGCCGTCGGTGTGGCGCAATCCCTGGCATTTCCTGGCGTTCGGCTTCGGCTCCGGAACCCTGCCCAAGGCTCCGGGCACCTGGGGGTCGCTGGTTGCGCTACCCTTTATCCCGTTATGGCAGATGTTGCCGGACTGGGGCTACTGGCTGATGCTCGGCATCACCATGCTGTTCGGCTTCTGGCTGTGCGGCAAGGTCGCCGACGACCTGCGCGTGCATGACCACGAAGGCATCGTCTGGGACGAGATGGTCGGCATGTGGATCACCCTGTGGCTGGTGCCGCAGGGCTGGTACTGGCTGCTGGCGGGCTTCCTGATGTTCCGGTTCTTCGACATCCTCAAGCCCTGGCCGATCCGCTGGATCGACCGGCATGTGCATGGCGGCGTGGGCATCATGCTCGACGACGTGCTGGCCGGCGTATTCGCCTGGCTGGCGATGCAGGGGCTGGTGCATCTCTTCGCCTGA
- the thiL gene encoding thiamine-phosphate kinase, with protein sequence MGEFELIRNFFAAAPCAQAGEGVALGIGDDCALLDVPSGEQLAISTDTLVAGVHFADPCEPFLLGQRALAVAASDLAAMGATPVAFTLALTLPHNDADWLQAFARGLDQMARHCALRLVGGDTTRGPLSLTLTVFGRVPVGQALTRRGAQVGDLLCVGGELGNAAGALPLVLGQRTAEPALAEPLLAHYWSPRPQFALGQALRGKASAALDISDGLLADCGHIAAASDVRLLVEREKLPLSPALLGFLGLASARDAALSGGDDYVLAFTLPPAELPALLLAHDSVRVVGRVEAGQGVALLAADGQDITPRIRGYQHFPETP encoded by the coding sequence ATGGGTGAGTTCGAGCTGATCCGCAATTTCTTTGCCGCCGCGCCTTGTGCGCAGGCCGGCGAAGGCGTTGCCCTGGGTATTGGCGACGACTGTGCCCTGCTCGATGTTCCCTCCGGTGAACAGTTGGCGATTTCCACCGATACCCTGGTGGCCGGTGTGCATTTCGCCGATCCCTGCGAGCCGTTCCTGCTCGGACAGCGTGCGCTGGCCGTGGCTGCCAGCGACCTGGCCGCCATGGGCGCGACGCCCGTTGCCTTTACCCTGGCCCTCACCCTGCCGCATAACGATGCCGACTGGCTGCAGGCGTTCGCCCGCGGGCTGGACCAGATGGCCCGGCACTGTGCCTTGCGCCTGGTCGGCGGTGATACCACTCGCGGTCCGCTGAGCCTGACGCTGACGGTGTTCGGTCGCGTGCCCGTTGGGCAGGCGCTGACCCGCCGTGGTGCGCAAGTGGGTGACCTGTTGTGCGTGGGGGGGGAGTTGGGCAACGCTGCCGGGGCCTTGCCACTGGTTCTGGGGCAGCGTACTGCCGAGCCGGCACTGGCCGAACCGTTGCTGGCCCACTACTGGTCGCCGCGACCACAGTTCGCCCTGGGCCAGGCCCTGCGTGGCAAGGCCAGTGCGGCGCTGGATATTTCCGATGGTCTTTTGGCCGATTGCGGACATATCGCCGCGGCATCCGACGTGCGTTTGCTGGTCGAACGTGAAAAGCTGCCGTTGTCCCCTGCATTGCTGGGTTTCCTTGGTCTGGCATCAGCCCGGGACGCGGCGCTCAGTGGCGGTGACGACTACGTCCTGGCGTTCACCCTGCCACCGGCCGAGTTGCCCGCGCTGCTGCTCGCCCATGACTCGGTACGGGTGGTCGGGCGGGTGGAGGCCGGGCAGGGCGTTGCCCTGCTGGCCGCCGACGGGCAGGACATCACGCCGCGCATCCGCGGTTATCAACATTTTCCGGAGACGCCGTGA
- the nusB gene encoding transcription antitermination factor NusB, producing the protein MINDDSDRFNPREPRPEGAGKPSKSAKRREARQLATQALYQWHMAKQSLNEIEAQFRVDNDFTDVDGAYFREILHGVPQFKNEIDNALKPCLDIEIEELDPVELSVLRLSTWELLKRVDVPYRVVINEGIELAKIYGSTDGHKFVNGVLDKLAPNLREAEVKAFKR; encoded by the coding sequence GTGATTAACGACGACAGCGATCGTTTCAACCCGCGCGAGCCACGCCCTGAAGGCGCCGGCAAGCCGTCCAAGAGTGCCAAGCGTCGCGAAGCCCGCCAGCTCGCGACCCAGGCGCTCTATCAATGGCACATGGCCAAGCAATCGCTGAATGAAATCGAAGCACAGTTCCGTGTCGACAACGATTTCACCGATGTCGACGGTGCGTACTTCCGGGAGATCCTCCACGGGGTGCCGCAGTTCAAGAACGAGATCGACAACGCGCTCAAGCCGTGCCTGGACATCGAGATCGAAGAACTCGACCCGGTCGAGCTGTCGGTGCTGCGCCTGTCGACCTGGGAACTGCTCAAGCGCGTCGACGTGCCATACCGCGTGGTGATCAACGAAGGTATCGAGCTGGCGAAGATCTACGGTTCGACCGACGGTCACAAGTTCGTCAACGGTGTACTCGACAAGCTGGCACCGAATCTGCGCGAAGCCGAAGTGAAGGCGTTCAAGCGCTGA
- the ribH gene encoding 6,7-dimethyl-8-ribityllumazine synthase has protein sequence MTLKTIEGTFIAPKGRYALVVGRFNSFVVESLVSGAVDALVRHGVSESDITIIRAPGAFEIPLVVQKVAQRSEYAAIIALGAVIRGGTPHFEYVAGECTKGLAQVSMEFGVPVAFGVLTVDSIEQAIERSGTKAGNKGAEAALSALEMVSLLAQLEAK, from the coding sequence ATGACCCTGAAGACCATCGAAGGTACCTTCATCGCCCCCAAAGGCCGCTATGCCCTGGTGGTCGGCCGTTTCAACAGCTTCGTCGTCGAAAGCCTGGTCAGCGGCGCCGTTGACGCCCTGGTTCGCCACGGCGTGAGCGAAAGCGACATCACCATCATCCGTGCGCCAGGTGCGTTCGAGATCCCGCTGGTGGTGCAGAAAGTCGCCCAGCGTAGCGAATACGCGGCGATCATCGCCCTGGGTGCGGTCATTCGTGGCGGTACTCCGCACTTCGAATACGTGGCGGGTGAGTGCACCAAGGGCCTGGCCCAGGTGTCCATGGAATTCGGCGTACCGGTTGCCTTTGGCGTGCTGACCGTCGACTCCATCGAACAGGCCATCGAGCGTTCCGGCACCAAGGCCGGTAACAAAGGTGCCGAAGCCGCCCTGTCCGCCCTGGAAATGGTCAGCCTGCTGGCGCAGTTGGAGGCCAAGTGA
- the ribBA gene encoding bifunctional 3,4-dihydroxy-2-butanone-4-phosphate synthase/GTP cyclohydrolase II has translation MALNTIEELVEDIRQGKMVILMDDEDRENEGDLIMAAECCKAEHINFMAKYARGLICMPMSRERCELLKLPLMAPRNGSGFGTKFTVSIEATEGVTTGISAADRARTVQAAAARDAKAEDIVSPGHIFPLMAQPGGTLARAGHTEAACDLARMAGFEPSGVICEVMNDDGTMSRRAELETFAAEHNIKIGTIADLIHYRMIHESTVQRIAEQPLDSELGQFTLVTYRDSVEGDVHMALTLGKVCAEEPTLVRVHNMDPLRDLLMVKQPGRWSLRAAMAAVAEAGSGVVLLLGHPLDGDVLLAHIRETVEHAPVKKQTTYSIVGAGSQILRDLGVRKMRLMSAPMKFNAISGFDLEVVEYVPSE, from the coding sequence GTGGCGCTCAACACGATTGAAGAACTGGTCGAAGACATTCGCCAGGGCAAGATGGTCATCCTCATGGATGACGAAGACCGCGAGAACGAAGGCGACCTGATCATGGCCGCCGAGTGCTGCAAGGCCGAACACATCAACTTCATGGCCAAGTACGCCCGTGGCCTGATCTGCATGCCGATGAGCCGCGAGCGCTGCGAGCTGCTCAAGCTGCCGCTGATGGCACCACGCAACGGTTCCGGTTTCGGCACCAAGTTCACCGTGTCGATCGAGGCCACCGAAGGCGTGACCACCGGCATCTCCGCCGCCGACCGCGCACGCACCGTGCAGGCGGCCGCGGCCAGGGATGCCAAGGCTGAAGACATCGTCAGCCCCGGCCACATCTTCCCGCTGATGGCCCAGCCTGGCGGAACCCTCGCCCGTGCCGGCCACACCGAGGCCGCCTGCGACCTGGCGCGCATGGCCGGTTTCGAACCGAGCGGAGTGATCTGCGAAGTGATGAACGACGACGGCACCATGTCCCGTCGTGCCGAACTGGAAACCTTCGCCGCCGAGCACAACATCAAGATCGGCACCATCGCCGACCTGATCCACTACCGGATGATCCACGAGAGTACCGTTCAGCGGATTGCCGAGCAGCCGCTGGATAGCGAACTGGGCCAGTTCACCCTGGTGACCTATCGTGATTCGGTGGAAGGCGACGTGCACATGGCCCTCACCCTGGGCAAGGTCTGCGCCGAGGAGCCGACCCTGGTCCGCGTGCACAACATGGACCCGCTGCGCGACCTGTTGATGGTCAAGCAACCCGGACGCTGGAGCCTGCGCGCGGCGATGGCCGCAGTGGCCGAGGCCGGCAGTGGTGTGGTGCTGTTGCTCGGCCACCCGCTGGATGGCGACGTGCTGCTGGCGCATATCCGCGAGACGGTCGAGCATGCGCCGGTGAAGAAACAGACCACCTACAGCATCGTCGGCGCCGGTTCGCAGATCCTGCGTGACCTGGGCGTGCGTAAAATGCGCCTGATGAGTGCGCCGATGAAGTTCAACGCGATATCCGGTTTCGACCTGGAAGTAGTAGAATACGTGCCCTCCGAATAA
- a CDS encoding riboflavin synthase → MFTGIIESIGSIRALSPKGGDVRVYVETGKLDLGDVKLGDSIAVNGVCLTAVELPGDGFWADVSRETLDCTAFNDLKAGSRVNLEKALTPTTRLGGHLVSGHVDGVGEIVAREENARAIQFRVRAPKELAKYIAHKGSITVDGTSLTVNAVHGAEFELTIVPHTLVETIMADYRPGRRVNLEVDLLARYLERLLLGEKAAEPTSGGITESFLAANGYLKS, encoded by the coding sequence ATGTTTACCGGCATCATCGAATCCATCGGCAGCATCCGCGCGCTGAGCCCGAAAGGCGGCGACGTACGCGTCTATGTAGAAACCGGCAAGCTCGACCTGGGCGACGTCAAGCTCGGCGACAGCATCGCGGTCAACGGCGTCTGCCTGACCGCCGTCGAGCTCCCGGGCGACGGGTTCTGGGCCGACGTCAGCCGTGAGACGCTGGACTGCACCGCCTTCAACGACCTCAAGGCCGGCAGCCGGGTCAACCTGGAAAAGGCCCTGACGCCGACCACCCGCCTGGGCGGTCACCTGGTCAGCGGTCACGTCGACGGCGTCGGCGAGATCGTGGCCCGCGAGGAAAACGCCCGGGCCATCCAGTTCCGTGTGCGTGCACCCAAGGAGCTGGCCAAGTACATCGCCCACAAGGGTTCGATCACCGTCGATGGCACCAGCCTGACGGTCAACGCGGTGCACGGCGCCGAGTTCGAACTGACCATCGTCCCGCATACCCTGGTCGAGACCATCATGGCCGACTACCGCCCCGGTCGTCGGGTCAACCTCGAGGTCGACCTGCTGGCCCGCTACCTGGAGCGCCTGTTGCTGGGCGAGAAGGCCGCGGAACCCACCAGCGGTGGCATCACCGAAAGTTTCCTGGCCGCCAACGGCTACCTCAAATCCTGA
- the ribD gene encoding bifunctional diaminohydroxyphosphoribosylaminopyrimidine deaminase/5-amino-6-(5-phosphoribosylamino)uracil reductase RibD: MSLPAEQAVLDAHYMARALELARKGRYSTHPNPRVGCVIVRDGVVVGEGWHVRAGEPHAEVHALREAGELARGATAYVTLEPCSHFGRTPPCAEALVKAGVGRVVAAMQDPNPQVAGNGLKRLSDAGIAVHSGVLEGEARAINRGFLKRMEQGLPFVRVKLAMSLDGRTAMASGESQWITGPAARSAVQRLRAESSVVLTGADTVLADSARLTVRAAELGLDPELTALAESRPPLRVLIDGRLRVPLDAAFFQAGPALVVTCATTISADYQAAGHEVLSLPGNDGRVDLAGLLEQLAARGVNDLLVEAGPRLAGAFARLGLVDEYQIFVAGKFLGSTARPLLDWPLERMSEAPRLKITEMRAVGDDWRVTAIPDPAPGV, translated from the coding sequence ATGAGCCTTCCAGCCGAACAGGCGGTTCTCGACGCCCACTACATGGCCCGTGCCCTGGAGTTGGCGCGCAAGGGCCGTTACTCGACCCACCCGAATCCGCGGGTCGGCTGCGTCATCGTGCGCGATGGCGTGGTGGTCGGCGAGGGCTGGCACGTCCGGGCCGGTGAGCCCCATGCCGAGGTCCATGCCCTGCGCGAAGCCGGCGAGCTGGCCCGTGGCGCGACGGCCTACGTGACCCTGGAACCGTGCAGCCACTTCGGACGCACGCCGCCCTGTGCCGAGGCGCTGGTCAAGGCCGGCGTCGGTCGGGTGGTCGCCGCCATGCAGGACCCTAATCCACAAGTCGCAGGAAACGGCCTCAAGCGCCTGTCCGATGCAGGGATCGCCGTGCACAGCGGCGTGCTCGAAGGCGAGGCACGGGCGATCAACCGTGGGTTCCTCAAGCGCATGGAGCAGGGCCTGCCCTTCGTGCGGGTCAAGCTGGCGATGAGCCTGGACGGCCGCACCGCGATGGCCAGTGGCGAGAGCCAATGGATCACCGGTCCGGCCGCCCGTTCCGCGGTGCAGCGCCTGCGCGCCGAATCCAGCGTGGTGCTCACCGGCGCCGACACGGTGCTGGCCGACAGCGCTCGCCTGACCGTGCGTGCCGCCGAGCTGGGCCTGGACCCCGAGCTGACGGCCCTGGCCGAAAGCCGGCCGCCGCTGCGGGTGCTGATCGACGGCCGCCTGCGGGTGCCGCTGGACGCGGCCTTTTTCCAGGCCGGCCCGGCACTGGTGGTGACGTGCGCGACGACGATCAGCGCCGACTACCAGGCCGCTGGCCACGAAGTCCTGAGCCTGCCCGGCAACGACGGCCGGGTCGACCTGGCGGGCCTGCTCGAGCAACTGGCGGCCCGTGGCGTCAACGACCTGCTGGTCGAGGCCGGCCCACGCCTGGCTGGTGCCTTCGCCCGCCTGGGACTGGTGGACGAGTACCAGATCTTCGTCGCCGGCAAGTTCCTTGGCTCCACGGCGCGGCCCCTGCTGGACTGGCCCCTGGAGCGAATGAGCGAGGCGCCCCGGCTGAAAATCACTGAAATGCGCGCGGTCGGCGATGACTGGCGAGTCACCGCAATACCTGACCCGGCACCCGGCGTATAA
- the nrdR gene encoding transcriptional regulator NrdR — protein MHCPFCGANDTKVIDSRLVAEGEQVRRRRECVACGERFTTFETAELVLPRLIKQDGSRQPFDEEKLRAGMQRALEKRPVSVERLEAALAHIKHKLRATGEREVKSLVVGEMVMTELQKLDEVAYIRFASVYRRFQDLDEFREEIDRLAREPAKE, from the coding sequence ATGCACTGTCCCTTCTGCGGTGCCAACGACACCAAAGTCATCGACTCGCGTCTGGTCGCCGAGGGCGAGCAGGTGCGCCGCCGGCGCGAATGCGTGGCTTGCGGTGAGCGTTTCACCACCTTCGAAACCGCCGAACTGGTTCTGCCACGCCTGATCAAGCAGGACGGCAGCCGCCAGCCCTTCGACGAAGAAAAACTGCGTGCCGGCATGCAGCGGGCCCTGGAAAAGCGCCCGGTGAGTGTCGAGCGCCTGGAAGCCGCGCTGGCGCATATCAAGCACAAGCTGCGCGCTACCGGTGAGCGCGAGGTCAAGTCGCTGGTCGTCGGCGAGATGGTGATGACCGAGTTGCAGAAACTCGATGAGGTCGCCTACATCCGTTTCGCCTCGGTCTATCGCCGTTTCCAGGACCTCGACGAGTTCCGCGAGGAAATCGATCGTCTTGCCCGGGAGCCTGCCAAGGAATGA
- a CDS encoding YbaY family lipoprotein — protein MSVRPLVLLSLTGLLLACSSAPKPVPTPPPQQQVKKPLSEYEALGPLPAYQRELSGTLQGVPANAEVELALLVIDERGRPQQLLASSRINGTGQVLPFRLRFNPDVFPATGRVELRGRASQSGQLILHLPSVTVSQPTTQAMGQLQFVSAP, from the coding sequence ATGTCAGTACGACCGCTTGTTTTGCTCAGCCTCACCGGCCTGCTGCTCGCGTGCAGCAGCGCACCCAAGCCCGTGCCGACGCCACCGCCCCAGCAACAGGTGAAAAAGCCGCTGAGTGAATATGAAGCACTCGGCCCGCTACCCGCGTACCAGCGCGAACTGAGCGGCACCCTGCAGGGCGTACCGGCCAATGCCGAGGTCGAGCTTGCCCTGCTGGTGATCGACGAGCGCGGCCGGCCGCAGCAACTGCTCGCCAGCAGCAGGATCAACGGTACCGGCCAGGTGTTGCCGTTCCGCCTGCGTTTCAACCCCGACGTGTTCCCGGCGACAGGTCGCGTCGAGTTACGCGGGCGCGCCAGCCAATCGGGGCAATTGATCCTGCACCTGCCCTCGGTGACGGTGAGCCAACCGACCACCCAGGCCATGGGCCAGCTGCAATTCGTCAGCGCGCCATGA
- a CDS encoding class I SAM-dependent methyltransferase — MKVPLDLQRALAALLGDARLTASALPGTDLRLWLIDAENMDREFTPEETRRILHEPPYWCFCWASGLAMARYLAERPEWVAGKRVLDFGAGSGIAAIAATRAGAREVVACDLDPLALAACRANAALNGVELSYSEDFFAESDRFDLILVADVLYDRENLPLLDQFLSRGREALVADSRVRDFRHPLYRRLEMLQALTLPDLMEPEEFRQVSLYHASRP, encoded by the coding sequence ATGAAGGTTCCGCTCGACCTGCAGCGGGCACTGGCTGCGCTGCTGGGCGATGCGCGACTGACAGCCAGCGCGCTGCCCGGGACCGACCTCAGGCTGTGGCTGATCGACGCCGAGAACATGGACCGCGAGTTCACCCCGGAAGAAACCCGGCGCATCCTGCACGAGCCGCCCTATTGGTGCTTCTGCTGGGCCAGCGGCCTGGCCATGGCGCGCTACCTGGCCGAGCGCCCCGAGTGGGTGGCCGGCAAGCGCGTGCTGGATTTCGGTGCCGGCTCCGGCATCGCGGCGATTGCCGCGACGCGAGCCGGGGCACGCGAAGTGGTGGCCTGCGACCTCGATCCGCTGGCGTTGGCAGCCTGCCGGGCGAATGCCGCACTCAATGGCGTGGAGTTGAGTTACAGCGAAGACTTCTTCGCCGAGAGCGACCGCTTCGACCTGATCCTGGTCGCCGATGTGCTGTACGACCGGGAAAACCTGCCGCTGCTCGATCAGTTCCTCAGCCGCGGCCGTGAGGCGCTGGTGGCCGATTCACGGGTACGCGATTTCCGTCATCCGTTGTACCGGCGCCTGGAGATGCTCCAGGCGCTGACCCTGCCGGACCTGATGGAGCCGGAGGAGTTTCGCCAGGTCAGCCTCTACCACGCCAGCCGCCCCTGA
- the trxA gene encoding thioredoxin: MTQDTPYIFDATALNFDQAVIQNSFHKPVLVDFWAEWCAPCKALMPMLQQIAESYQGELLLAKVDCDAEQDIVARFGIRSLPTVVLFKDGQPVDGFAGAQPESAVRAMLEPHVQMPAPAAADPLEQAQALFSEGRVAEAEAILVALLGEDNTNAKALILFARCLAERGELGEAQTVLDTVKGDEHKAALAGAKAQLTFLRQAADLPDAADLKARLAQDPKDDEATYQLAIQQLARQQYEAALDALLKLFSRNRGYGEGLPHKTLLQVFDLLGNDHPLVTTYRRKLFAALY; encoded by the coding sequence ATGACCCAGGACACGCCCTACATCTTCGACGCCACCGCCCTGAACTTCGACCAGGCGGTGATCCAGAACTCTTTCCACAAGCCAGTACTGGTGGACTTCTGGGCGGAATGGTGCGCGCCCTGCAAGGCGTTGATGCCAATGCTGCAACAGATCGCCGAGAGCTATCAGGGCGAGCTGCTGCTGGCCAAGGTCGACTGCGATGCCGAGCAAGACATCGTCGCCCGCTTCGGTATCCGCAGCCTGCCCACCGTGGTGCTGTTCAAGGACGGCCAGCCGGTCGACGGTTTCGCTGGCGCCCAGCCGGAGTCGGCGGTGCGCGCCATGCTTGAACCCCACGTGCAGATGCCGGCGCCCGCTGCGGCCGATCCACTGGAACAGGCCCAGGCTCTGTTCAGCGAAGGCCGCGTCGCCGAAGCCGAGGCTATCCTCGTCGCCCTGCTGGGCGAAGACAATACCAACGCCAAGGCGCTGATCCTGTTCGCACGCTGCCTCGCCGAGCGCGGTGAGTTGGGCGAGGCCCAGACCGTGCTCGATACGGTCAAGGGCGATGAACACAAGGCCGCCCTGGCGGGCGCCAAGGCTCAACTGACCTTCCTGCGCCAGGCCGCCGACCTGCCGGATGCCGCCGACCTCAAGGCTCGCCTGGCGCAGGATCCGAAGGACGACGAAGCGACCTACCAGTTGGCGATCCAGCAACTGGCCCGCCAGCAGTACGAGGCCGCGCTGGATGCCCTGCTCAAGCTGTTCAGTCGCAACCGTGGCTACGGTGAAGGGTTGCCGCACAAGACCCTGCTGCAGGTGTTCGACCTGCTGGGCAACGATCACCCGCTGGTCACCACCTACCGGCGCAAGCTGTTCGCAGCGCTCTACTGA